GCGCAGGCTCGCAATTCTATCCAGTCGTATCTTCCGAATCTTCCGGTTCGTAACAAACTGATGCTGGTGCACAATACGTATACTTCATTGAAAGATCTGGACTTTGTACGTCGTATGGATCGTGAAGTTGTATGGTGTTTCTGTCCTAAAGCAAATCTTTATATTGAAGGAACATTGCCTAAAGTGATGAATTTTGTTAATGATGACCAGAAGATTGTGTTGGGTACAGATAGCTTTGCATCTAACGATACCCTTGATATTCTGGAAGAATTAAAAGTATTGCATGAGGCTTTTCCTGCATTGGAATTTACTAAAACAATTAATTGGGCAACTATTAACGGAGCTGAATTTCTGAATTTTGACGATAAGCTAGGTTCGCTGGAAGTAGGTAAAAAACCGGGATTGATCCTGTTGGAAGGCATGGAAAACCTGAGATTGACTTCTAATGTAACTGTTCAACGAATAGCGTAGCAATTCCTCAAAATCTTCTGTACTTTTGTTTCTGATATGAAACATTGGAATATTTCTGTTAGGGGGAAAGTACAGGGGGTTTATTTTAGACTTACGACAAAGGCAGTCGCTGATCAATTAGGGGTAAAAGGCTTTGTCAGCAATTTGCCTGACGGATCTGTATATATAGAAGCCGAGGGTGATGACTTTGCTTTAGAGTCTCTGCTTGAGTTTTGTGAAGAAGGACCCGAAAGAGCAGAAGTTGCGGAAATCTCAGCAACAGATGGCGAGTGGAAAGGCTTCAAAAATTTTGAAGTAATAAAGAAAGTCAGTCATTAAAACTTAGATCGTTGTCAGTTCTCAAAAAATTTGCCGGTCAAACGATGATTTATGGATTGAGTACCATCTTCTCGAGGTTACTCTATTTCATCATGACCCCTCTTTATGTCAGTAAATATCCTCCGGCAGCGTATGGAATATTTACCAACATGTATGCTTGGGCCTCTATGATCAATGCCGTGTTGGCATTTGGAATGGAGACAACCTATTTTCGGTATCTTCAGAAGGTAGAAGACAAGGATAAACAAAAGGTATTTAACAACAGCTTTATTGTTATAGCTTTTTTCGCCCTGTTGTTTCTCATTACTGCAAACGTATTCTCGGGGCAAATCTCCGCGTTGCTTAATAAAGGAGAATTTAATCGTAATTACCAGCAGTACATTCAATATTTTGCCATTATCTTAGCCGCAGACGCACTTGCAGTTGTGCCCTTTGCCAAACTCAGGTCACAGGGACGGCCAATCAGGTTCGCCATAATCAAACTGGTCAATATCCTGACCATGATAGGGCTTAACTTGTTTTTCATTCTGGTAGTTCCTGTACTTATATCGAACGGGGGAGCAGTCGGAGACTGGTTTGCAGAATGGTTTAGGGATGGCTGGATTGGATATGTCTTTATCTCCAATCTGGTAGCAAGTGTGCTTACTCTTATTCTGTTGTTGCCGGAAATGAGCCAATTTAGCTTTCAGCCGGACAGGAAACTGATCAAAAGCATGCTTTCATATAGCTTTCCGATTCTGATTGCCAATATTTCTTTTATTATTAATGAGAATCTGGATAAGATCGTGATGCCTATGTATTTGCCAAAAGAAATAGGCGATCGGGATAATGGTATATATGGAGCCGTATCCAAGCTGGCGATGTTTCTCAGTATATTTGTACAGGCATTCCGGTTGGGAGCAGAACCGTTTTTCTTTTCTTATTCAAAGAATGCTAATGCGCGGTCTACCTATGCATTTATAATGGAATATCTGGTTATTGCGATGATGATCGTGATGGTGGGTATATCGGCTAATATAGAATGGCTGAAATTCTTTATCAAGGGTGACGCTTCCCATCGTGAAATTTTCTGGTCGGGGCTGTTTATTGTTCCGCTGTTGCTGTTTAACTATGTACTTCTGGGTATATATATGAATCTTTCAGTGTGGTATAAGCTCTCAGATCAGACGCGATATGCACTTTATATTTCAGGAATAGGGGCATTGATAACGGTCGTTGCCAATTATTTTCTGATTCCAAAGTACAGCTATGTAGGAGCCGCTTTTGTTACTTTTCTGGCCTATTTATCTATGGTGATTCTGTCTTATATATGGGGGCAGAAAAATTATCCTATACCTTATAAAGTAGGGAAAATGCTGACCTATATGTTTATAGGTGCCGGAATTACGTACTTGTCCAGTTTTGTATTTGACCGCAATCTGATTATTGGTAACGGACTGTTTATATTGTTTCTGACAGGTATTTTTATTGCAGAGCGTAAGAAAATAAGAGCTGTTCTGAAACGATGAGAATATTTCCCTCTCATTTTAAGGAGAACCTGTTCCGACTCGTCGGAAGGGTTAGGGAGAAGTTCTATTTATCAAAGTAAAGTCGCTGCAATCAATATAAGTTTATTCGGGATGATTCTATATACTTGCTTTTTAAACTGGTAATTGCTATTCCCTCTCATTTTTAAGGAGAGGGCTAGGGAGAGGTTCTTTTTATCTAAAAAACTTGCTGATTAAATAATTTCCTCTGCAAACTGATGTTGGATCTCATCCAGCACCTCATGAATTTCATGATGCGACTGAAGTCCCACTAGTTTCATTCTGTATTCTTTAAAATTAGGAATACCTTTAAAATAATTGGCGTAGTGTCTGCGCATTTCAAAAATACCTGTTTTTTCGCCTTTCCATTCAATAGATTTGGTAAGGTGTGTGCGACATACCTCCACACGTTCCGCAATTGTAGGTCCTTCTAACCGTTGTCCGGTTTCAAAGAAATGCTTGATTTCTCTGAATATCCATGGGTATCCTATAGAAGCCCGTCCTATCATGATACCGTCTACTTCAAACTCTTGTCTCCAGGCAGCAGCTTTTTCTACGGAATCTATATCTCCGTTTCCGAAAATCGGAATTTTGATGCGTGGATTGCGTTTTACGTCTCTGATCATAGACCAGTCCGCCTGTCCTTTGTACATCTGTGCCCGTGTGCGTCCGTGAATAGAAAGAGCTTTGATGCCTACATCCTGAAGACGTTCTGCGACTTCATAAACATTTTTAGTATTATCGTCCCAGCCTAAGCGGGTCTTGACAGTCACAGGTAGGTGAGTAGCCTCTACTACAGCTTTGGTCATGGCCACCATTTTGTCTATATCCTGAAGCAGACTGGAACCGGCACCCTTACACACTACATTTTTTACGGGACAACCGTAGTTAATATCAATCAGATCCGGATTTGCCAGAGAACATATTTCGGAAGATTGACGCATATGTTCGATTTCTGATCCAAAGATCTGGATGCCGATAGGTCGCTCATATTCAAAAATGTCCAGCTTCTGTCTGGACTTCGCCGCATCGCGGATCAATCCTTCAGAAGAGATGAATTCCGTATACATCATATCTACTCCATTTTGCTTGCATACATAACGGAAGGGAGGATCACTCACATCTTCCATAGGAGCTAATAATAACGGAAAATTACCTAAATCAATATGATCACCAATCTTGACAGACATCTTTTGAAAATTTTTCCAAAGATACGCAATTTTAAATTTCTAACGTAAAAGTGATGATACCCTTAATGATACGAGCAATGGCAGGACTTTAATATAATAATGTAAACAAAAAAGCTCCGACAATAAAGATGATTTGCAAAACCATCTTTATTGTCGGAGCCACGTGATTATTTTGTTTGCTTACAGTCTGTTTTTGATATCCTCACTTCCTGTACTTCTGTCTTTTCCGGAAGAAAAATCTCCTCCAAAGCGGTAAGTAAAGGTCAGCAAGGCAGAACGGCTGTCCCGGTTGATCTTTCCGAAGGTACGGATGTCCGTATAATTCGTTTCGTAACGACGTTGGTTGGTCATGAAGATATCATTAATCACCAGCTTCAACATCGCTTTATTCTGTAGAAAGTTTTTCTGTATACCTGTGTATACCACACCGTAGCTTTTTAATTCGTGCACACCGACTGTCATACCCGAAATATAATTTCCGCCAAGCTCAAACCTCCAGTTGTGCGGCAACGAAAAGGTATTTTGTCCGTTAAATGCTAATGTATTCCCGGCTCTTATACTTAAAGATTCGCCCATAGGAAGTTCATATTTATTGCGGTAGAAGTTACCAAAATAAGTAGCAGTCCACCATTTGGTAAGTTGTAAGGGCACAGTCAGTGATACCCCCATATTCGTAAATGTTCCGAGGTTTGCCGGGCGCTCAAAGACCGTGTTAGGTTCGGATGGATCACGACCTACGATTTCGTTCACTACATCTTCAGAATGGCTGTAATTTGCAGTCAGGATATATTTTCCTGAAAGCGTATACCCCAACTCAAATGAATTGGCAAAAGAAGGATTTAGTTTAGAATTACCTTCATAATATGAAAATGGATCTGTGTATACTCTGAATGGATTCATATCCCAAAAAGAAGGTCGTTTTACACGTCTGCTGTAATTGGCCTGCATTTTATGCTGGTCATTAATGGAATAGGTTAAAAAAACAGATGGAAACAGGTTAAAATAATTTTTAGTGAATGTCTCATTTGTTGTTAACTGTTCTCCCTTTGTATCGGTATATTCTCCACGCAGACCTATTTGTGTGTTAAATTTTCCCCATTCTTTATTTACATTGACATATGCTGCCTGAATGCTTTCATGATAAATAAAATGATTGCTGGTTTTCAGATCCGGTACGTATTGATCCTGCTGAAGCGTGTCATAGCGCAGATCATTTTCTGTTTTTACGAGACTCCCTTTATATCCGGCTTCAAACTTCAACCCGTTTTCAAAAGGTAAAGTATAATCTAATTTTCCGACATATACCTTATTCCTGGAAGGAATATCCCCGATCCGACCAGATAGGGGACGTATCTGTTCCTGTGCTTCGTTGGTATAAGTGGTTAAGAGGGATTGATCCATCTTTGAATAATGATATACATGGTCCAGATCTATTGTCAACTGATGACCATTTTCATCAAACTTGTGTACATAATTGATATTGTACAACATATCTTCCCAACGTTCCCGCCCTTCTGTCAGGGTATTCGCCCGCCACAAGAGCTTTTGTGTTGCGGCATTGCTGAAATCATTTTGTGTAGGTTCGTACTTTGGAAATTTGCCAAATCCACCGTTGATCAGAAAACCAATGCTGTTTTTAGGAGATAATATAAAGTCAGCTCCGACACGGAAATTGTTGGATCTCAACTTTGGTTTTTCCAGATTAGTCTGCTTCGAAATAAATTCCGGTTCACCGGAAGTTGGGTCCAGCAGATAACGTGTCAGTTCCATTCTGTTTTCCAGATTTTGGTAGTACTGATTGTAGATGGCAAAAAAGTTTGTCTTGGAGGTTCGGTAATTCAGGTTGATACTTCCGCCGAGCTGTGTACCTCTACCTGCCCCTCCGTTGAGATTAACTGTGCCGTTAAATCCTTGTTTTAGCCCCTTTTTAAGAACAATGTTTATTATACCGCTTTCGCCCGCTGCTTCATATTTAGAAGAAGGATTTGTCATCACTTCAATCTTGGTCACATCCAGTGAAGAAGTACTGCGAAGAAGATTGGCCAGTTGATCTGCAGACAGATAGGTAAGTTTACCATTGATCATAACAGATGCGTCGGATTTACCTTTGAGGCTGACTTTTCCGTCAGAGGATACGGATAGTCCTGGTATTTTATTCAATAATTCGAGACTTGAACTTCCATCAGAGAGAGCTGAATTTTCGACATTGACAATCATTTTGTCTATCTGTTGTTCAATAAGAGGCTTTTTCTTTTCAATAATTACTTCATCCATAACATTGGATTTGCCAACCAGCTGGATAATACCCATGTCATGATTGGTGCCGGGAGGGGTAATGTTAAAGCGGTTTCCTATATGATCCTGATGAGCCAGACTCTTGATGGAGATATAATATTTTCCTGATACAATATTTTTAAACATAAATGTGCCGGTACTATCTGTTACTGTGACTATAGTTTCGGTAACATTCTCTGCATTATGCAGACTGACTGTCATATAAGGAAGAGTCTTTTCTGTATGATCGACCACTTTCCCCCGGATGCTGGATCCGGATTGGGCAAAGGTTGGTGAAGCCTTTAGTAAAGCTGCGGCTATAAATAGAAATAGTAAATATATAGATCTCATGATATGGATACGTGCGATTCGTTGTGGTGCAGACCAGATGTTTCAGAATATAGAGTACATCAGGTCACTTGTAATACTGTTTTAGTTCTTTTGTCCGAATTTCCCGGACGATCTTTGCGGGTGTTTGTTTTTTTTCTTTTTTTGCCCCACCAGATGTAAAATCCGGTTATTGGCAGACTGGCGCAGATCAGACTGGCCAGAAAATACAGAATCTTGGTGGTCATGCCACCGATGAATCCGGTGTGAAGAGCATAATTGTTGCGCATCAGCCATTCTGTTCTGTTGGAATCTTCCATCTTTTTCTGCGTACGTGGAGTCAGTGCTAATGTCTCCCGATCAAAAGAGAGATCTCTCCAGCTGCCTGCATGCATATCGGTGCAGGAGTATATTGTTTTATCATCCCCTTCAGGAATGTGTATAATTACAGCTTCTTTATTGTGTAAAGCGATCTCCCTGCGTACAGTAAACCATATTTTGTCTGCTTTTTGAAGATCCTCTTCCAGTGTGAAAGCTATTTTCTGTTCCTCATCTACTTTTTTAACTTCCGTTTTGGGTCTTGGAGGATAACCTCCGCTTAGCCATACGATAGATTGTCTCATCCAAGGAAAGCTCATCACCAATCCTGTCAGAGACATTAACAGAGCGAGAAGTAAAGAGTAAAAGCCAAGTACGTTATGCAGGTCGTAGTTTATTCTTTTGAAGCGGGCTTTCCAATTGATAAAAAAACTTTGTTTTGCAGATCTTTTATTCCATTTTTTAGGCCACCAGAGTATAATGCCTGTAATAAGCAGAGAAAAGAATATAAGTGTACTATACCCGACCACTTTCTTTCCGATTTTACCGGGAAACCACAAATGGCGATGGCCTTCGTCTATAAAATGGAAGAAATCTTCATGATGTGCTGTTGCCAGTACTTCTGCGTTGTAAGGATTGACGTATAAGATACTATCGCTATCATGCAGACTGACTTTGACAGACTTATTGAGCCCATTGTACCAGAAACTTTCCGCTTCTTTTTCAGGAAATGCTTCCTTTATACTTTTGTACAGCACAGAGGGAGGAAGCTGCTCGTCAGCAGTTTTCTCTTTTACAACAATATAATCTGTTGTCCACATTCTGATTTCCTGTTCAAAAACCAGTATACAACCAGTCAGACTGATGAGTACTACAGGTATTCCGGTTACTATTCCTAACCAAAGGTGTAACCAGGCATTGAGTTTACTTAATCTTTTTTTCACTTATTTCTTTTATAAACCGGGAGCATATGACCTTCTCCCGGTTTGAAGGTTAATGATATTGATGTTAATATTTTAATTTGGGGACAATTCCTAATTCAATAATTCCGGTTTTTACCGTATATACTTTACCTACCGTAATGAAAGGGCTTATATCTTCAAAACCATTCATTATTCTGTCGCTATAGTTCAATATTCCTTTACCAAGATCATCAGATGTATTATTGACCTTTAGGTTGATCGTCTCACTACGTTGTTGATTCGTGCTTCCGGATGCTTTTGTGGTTACACCAATCTTAAATATGGAGAAGCCCCCGGATACTTCCCAATTCCCGGTATAAGAGGAAGATGTATATATGTTTTTCTCAGAAACAGATCCCGGATCTATTTCTTCTACATAAAAGCTCCAGGTGTCACCATATTTGTAAAGATCCCATTCGATAATAGGTATAGGAGTAGGAAGGTAGTACACACGAGGTTTATTGGTAACAGGATCATTTTTAAACATTTCATTTGCTTCGACACTTATGATCTTGCTGGTACTTTCTAATCCTCCGTTTTTGTTAATAAAAAACACATGAACAGCAATTTCTAGTACTCCGTCAGTCCAATCTCTTTGGTCATCAATCACGTAATTTTTGGATAAATCTGATGTAAATGAAATAGAATTTATACATTCAATATAGTTCGGAACAAAGGCTCCTTTCTCTGTATTTGATTTAATGTTGTAGTAAATATAATCGCGCTGAAAATCAGTATATGTCTGTCCAGCTGTCATGAGTTTTACATTGTCTACTCTCCCGTAATAAATACTGGAAGGGGAAGCCCAATTTATCCCTCCTGCAGGATGAATAAAATAGGATTGATGACCAATTACCTGATCTGTGAGCTGATATGTTCGTTGTGTACTGGCCGATTTTTGTAACAGCAAAGGACCTCTATTTTCCTGCGCGGAAGATACCGGTGCTGTAGTTTCGTTGGTGACATTGTAATCTTTATTGATAAAAGAAGAATCCAGGAATACAAAATCACTTATATGAGTACCTGTGACAGCACTGACAGCAAGTTTTTTTGAGGAAACGTTAGTCTGTAAATTGTTTTCTGTTTTCCTTTTTTCTATCCTTTCATTATCCTTCACCACTATGACAGGAATATCTGGTTCGGTTGTATAGCTCAGTTTTATTTCCGCATTTTTACTGTTGTAAGCAATAATATTTTCACCCTTTGTTTTTTTATCCAAGTCTCGGACAGCGACAATAGGAACCTGTGTCTGTACATTCCAGCTGGTTGCGCCAAAATTTTTCAGATCAGGGATATAGATCGTTAACAGCGGGTTGCTTTCTAATGCGTCAAGAAATTGTTGAGGATCTTCAGCATATTTAGAGATGGCTGTACTGAAAATCTGATCGTTATTTAGTTTTTTATCTTTTATTATCTGATACAGCACATCATAGTCATTATCAAATTTTTTAAGAGATTCATTTCTTAAAAATGACCTGATATGTTCATCTTCAACTGCCTTTGCTAATACTTTGGCAAATTGTGTATTGACTGGCTGATCAGCCGATGTTTGTATAGTGTTTACTATTCCTGTCTCCTGTTTGGTACAAGAATTAAACAAACAGAGCAAACCTGAACAAATGATAATTAAGTATTTCATGATAGTATTGGTAAATATTGATTAATGAAACTCTTGTATACGTTTGGATAGGTTGATAATAGAAGTAACCGCATTTAGTTAGTACTGCTGCCCTGCGGGATATTGATAATCAGGTCGGAGCAATTGGCCCGATCCCCGACCTGATTATGGAGGATTATTTTAAATTGTATAATACAGGAGTGTCATCCGTACCACCATCTACTTTTGCTCCTTTAGTCAGCTTATCGGTTTTAGAATCGTATGACCAGATGTAAATCGCATCGGCTTTTGGATCATTTACCGCAATATAAGCTACTCCGTTATCCACTACTGCAGATGTCGAGTTTAACAATGGAGGGAAATCCAGTCTGCGGACAATCTGCTGAGATCTTACATCTACAACATAGTACTCCCACATTGCAGCATACCACCAGTCATCTTTTGTTTTGACCATGTTTGCCGCATCTTTGGCATTTGCAATAATTACTTTACCATTTCCAAGATTCGCAACACCCAGCTGGTGATCTCCATTCAGGCTTTTGCTTGTATTGAAGAAATAGTTTTTGTCAAATTCTGTTTCTCCGTTTTTGATTCTGAAGAAAGCTGTTGGTAAGTGGGGTTTACCACCACCTAACATTTTCATTGGCAGAGAAAGAAGATAAGTATATCCTTCATCACTGAATTTGTGGAAATACCCATTTCTGATAGCGCCGATAGGAGCAGAGCGATTTTCTGTACCTGTGATCTTAAAGTTATCAAAGGTATTAAGATCCATTGTCGCCGTGTATGAGTTGTCTAAAGTGGTATTTGTTTTCAGATCTTTCAAGGTCAGCGTGACGAGCATCTTATTACCTTGCGGAATTGCCGAATTGATACCTATACTGTGATCTGCAGGAATTTGAGTTCCTGTTTGGATTTTTCCGCTTTTTAAGATTTCAAGAGTTGTTGCATTCATGATTGCGAATTCATCTCCGTTACGCGTTCCGAAGGCCAATGTATTATCATCAATCCAGGTATGCCATCCCAGGTATGGATAAGAAAACTTTGTAAAAGGGACTACCTTTTCAGTAACCAGTTCTCCGGATTCAAAATTGTATTTTCCGAATTTGGAACCTTCCGGATCCAGGTGAAAGAAATATTTACCTTTTTGGATCTTGTTTTCTGACCAGGTAAATATGCTTGTTACATCTGTACCTTTGCCAACGGGTGATATTGTGCCACTCATCAGATCCTTTATAGGAAGCAAGTAATACCCATTAGTTGTGCTGTAAGTAATGGCATAATTTGCTTTTGAATCCTGTGGTTCGGTAGTACCTCCGTCAGATTTACTACATCCTGTCATTGATGCGGTAGCCAGACTTAATCCGGCTAACATTGCCAATGAATTTTTAATTGTACTGATCATTGTATTTTATGTTAAATAATTATTATTGAATGCTGTATCTAAGTTTTACTGAAAAGGAGCGACCCGGCTTTTGCTGCTTGAAAACATCATAAGCTATCTGATCTGTCAGGTTCTTGCCTTCCAGTGTGATATGATATTTGTTGTTTTTCATGGAATAGGTTACGGCAAGATTGTTTATCCACTGCTCAGGTATATAATCTTTGGTTTGTTTACCACCCAGTTTGGACCAGCTCAGCGAATAACTGTTGACAAACTGCAGATAGTAATTGACAACCAGTGCACTTTCTTTTGTTCCAAACGGATTGCGGAATAAAGTACTTACATCTGCATTTCCATATAACCAGGGTTCATTTGGTGTACGGCTGCCATAGGTGATATCTACTCTGTTCTCCGTGCCTTTTATATATTTTTCTCTGTTTTGAGCATTATAATAGCTCATATTTACCATGGCTTTCAACCAGCTTTGGTAGGTGTATTTTGCTTCAAAATCGGCTCCGTTTATTTTTACCCCACCCTGGTTTTTGGATTGACTTTTACTTCCGTTACTGCCCTCCTCATACTGCTGGGAAATAATGTAGTCCTTGGCGTTTCTGTAAAATGCTGAGGCATCGAAGGATAAACTGTGGTCTCCGAATAGCGTATTGTAAAAGAAATTGATGTTGTAATTGTCACTATTAGCTGGTTTCAGATTTGGATTACCTTCAACCTCTAATCCATTTCCATATAACTCAGTAAATGTTGGTAATCTGTATGCATGCTCATAAGATGCTTTTATCCCAAATCCCCCAAATATGGTGTAAGATGATGCAATTCCATAGCCGGTAAAGCTGCTGCTCTCGCGTGTACTTTTTCCGGAAACATCATCCACTTTTCCCGAAAGAGTATAGTTCTTTAAAAAATAGCTGTTAACCCATTTATCCCCAAATAGGTTCTGCTGGTAATTTAATCCAAGTATATGTCTTGATATCTTATTAGTTTTATTATAGTATTGATTATACGGGTCAATTTCATTAAATCGTTCCCGTTGATTGATATTGAGGTTATAATTCAGATTAAAGACATGATGCTTTGCTGCAGCATAATTCAGATTCGCCTGGGTGAGTGTATTATAGGATTTATCATGCGAGATAGACTTCGTTGAATTAAATTCTCCGGCATTAGGACGATATTCCCGGGCCTTGCCATCCCAGAAGAAGGGTGCATAAGAACTTGTATCTGTGATGACTCCCTTACTGATATTAATATTGGAGAACAAGGTTGCAGAAAGGTTATCAATGAATAATCTGTTCTTGCGATAACGTATACTTGGGGTTATACTATGAGACTTATTGTTCACCAGTCCGATCACTTTCTCCTGTGTAGCTCCGGTCTGCTGCTGTTTATATACATCATTATAAGTGATTCCTAATACGGCGACATCCGCCCATTTTTTATCCGCTACTCCAACCTCCAGCTGACCCATTGCCGAACGGTACTGGTCGTGGAATCTTCTTGCAGTGGCTAAAGTATCAAAGCGTGACTCATCCTGAAAACTGGGTACGGTCAGGTAAAAATTGGCTTTAGGATTGGATTTCATAAGATAGTCGTTGTCCGAATAGTTGTAGTAAGAATTTACATTCACCATAATTCCGTTTTTATCCTTAAATCCACCGCTCACAGCTGCCCGGTGTGTGTTGAACGAACCATAACTGTAACTTACATCCAGAAATTTTTTCTTATCCCGGTTGGTAACGATATTGACTGCTCCACCAAGAGCATCTGACCCCAGGTGTGCCGGAAT
The Sphingobacterium spiritivorum genome window above contains:
- a CDS encoding outer membrane beta-barrel family protein codes for the protein MRSIYLLFLFIAAALLKASPTFAQSGSSIRGKVVDHTEKTLPYMTVSLHNAENVTETIVTVTDSTGTFMFKNIVSGKYYISIKSLAHQDHIGNRFNITPPGTNHDMGIIQLVGKSNVMDEVIIEKKKPLIEQQIDKMIVNVENSALSDGSSSLELLNKIPGLSVSSDGKVSLKGKSDASVMINGKLTYLSADQLANLLRSTSSLDVTKIEVMTNPSSKYEAAGESGIINIVLKKGLKQGFNGTVNLNGGAGRGTQLGGSINLNYRTSKTNFFAIYNQYYQNLENRMELTRYLLDPTSGEPEFISKQTNLEKPKLRSNNFRVGADFILSPKNSIGFLINGGFGKFPKYEPTQNDFSNAATQKLLWRANTLTEGRERWEDMLYNINYVHKFDENGHQLTIDLDHVYHYSKMDQSLLTTYTNEAQEQIRPLSGRIGDIPSRNKVYVGKLDYTLPFENGLKFEAGYKGSLVKTENDLRYDTLQQDQYVPDLKTSNHFIYHESIQAAYVNVNKEWGKFNTQIGLRGEYTDTKGEQLTTNETFTKNYFNLFPSVFLTYSINDQHKMQANYSRRVKRPSFWDMNPFRVYTDPFSYYEGNSKLNPSFANSFELGYTLSGKYILTANYSHSEDVVNEIVGRDPSEPNTVFERPANLGTFTNMGVSLTVPLQLTKWWTATYFGNFYRNKYELPMGESLSIRAGNTLAFNGQNTFSLPHNWRFELGGNYISGMTVGVHELKSYGVVYTGIQKNFLQNKAMLKLVINDIFMTNQRRYETNYTDIRTFGKINRDSRSALLTFTYRFGGDFSSGKDRSTGSEDIKNRL
- a CDS encoding acylphosphatase, with product MKHWNISVRGKVQGVYFRLTTKAVADQLGVKGFVSNLPDGSVYIEAEGDDFALESLLEFCEEGPERAEVAEISATDGEWKGFKNFEVIKKVSH
- a CDS encoding lipopolysaccharide biosynthesis protein; translation: MTPLYVSKYPPAAYGIFTNMYAWASMINAVLAFGMETTYFRYLQKVEDKDKQKVFNNSFIVIAFFALLFLITANVFSGQISALLNKGEFNRNYQQYIQYFAIILAADALAVVPFAKLRSQGRPIRFAIIKLVNILTMIGLNLFFILVVPVLISNGGAVGDWFAEWFRDGWIGYVFISNLVASVLTLILLLPEMSQFSFQPDRKLIKSMLSYSFPILIANISFIINENLDKIVMPMYLPKEIGDRDNGIYGAVSKLAMFLSIFVQAFRLGAEPFFFSYSKNANARSTYAFIMEYLVIAMMIVMVGISANIEWLKFFIKGDASHREIFWSGLFIVPLLLFNYVLLGIYMNLSVWYKLSDQTRYALYISGIGALITVVANYFLIPKYSYVGAAFVTFLAYLSMVILSYIWGQKNYPIPYKVGKMLTYMFIGAGITYLSSFVFDRNLIIGNGLFILFLTGIFIAERKKIRAVLKR
- the dusB gene encoding tRNA dihydrouridine synthase DusB, with product MSVKIGDHIDLGNFPLLLAPMEDVSDPPFRYVCKQNGVDMMYTEFISSEGLIRDAAKSRQKLDIFEYERPIGIQIFGSEIEHMRQSSEICSLANPDLIDINYGCPVKNVVCKGAGSSLLQDIDKMVAMTKAVVEATHLPVTVKTRLGWDDNTKNVYEVAERLQDVGIKALSIHGRTRAQMYKGQADWSMIRDVKRNPRIKIPIFGNGDIDSVEKAAAWRQEFEVDGIMIGRASIGYPWIFREIKHFFETGQRLEGPTIAERVEVCRTHLTKSIEWKGEKTGIFEMRRHYANYFKGIPNFKEYRMKLVGLQSHHEIHEVLDEIQHQFAEEII
- a CDS encoding TonB-dependent receptor, with translation MSYLKTVWYIIFTSISIISVAQQRNEVKGRIVNNTNEGIPDASIQIQNSTIGTKSIENGEFKISGIADGQHTLLISAVGFKKTSVKINTASLPPTLRISLEKDLNQLSEVNINGKTQSKKIKETGLNVNIIETRQYANTNADINQILNRSTGVRIREQGGLGSDFTFSLNGLSGNYIKFFIDGIPIESFGSGMTLNNMPVNIAERIEVYKGVIPAHLGSDALGGAVNIVTNRDKKKFLDVSYSYGSFNTHRAAVSGGFKDKNGIMVNVNSYYNYSDNDYLMKSNPKANFYLTVPSFQDESRFDTLATARRFHDQYRSAMGQLEVGVADKKWADVAVLGITYNDVYKQQQTGATQEKVIGLVNNKSHSITPSIRYRKNRLFIDNLSATLFSNINISKGVITDTSSYAPFFWDGKAREYRPNAGEFNSTKSISHDKSYNTLTQANLNYAAAKHHVFNLNYNLNINQRERFNEIDPYNQYYNKTNKISRHILGLNYQQNLFGDKWVNSYFLKNYTLSGKVDDVSGKSTRESSSFTGYGIASSYTIFGGFGIKASYEHAYRLPTFTELYGNGLEVEGNPNLKPANSDNYNINFFYNTLFGDHSLSFDASAFYRNAKDYIISQQYEEGSNGSKSQSKNQGGVKINGADFEAKYTYQSWLKAMVNMSYYNAQNREKYIKGTENRVDITYGSRTPNEPWLYGNADVSTLFRNPFGTKESALVVNYYLQFVNSYSLSWSKLGGKQTKDYIPEQWINNLAVTYSMKNNKYHITLEGKNLTDQIAYDVFKQQKPGRSFSVKLRYSIQ
- a CDS encoding DUF4374 domain-containing protein; translated protein: MISTIKNSLAMLAGLSLATASMTGCSKSDGGTTEPQDSKANYAITYSTTNGYYLLPIKDLMSGTISPVGKGTDVTSIFTWSENKIQKGKYFFHLDPEGSKFGKYNFESGELVTEKVVPFTKFSYPYLGWHTWIDDNTLAFGTRNGDEFAIMNATTLEILKSGKIQTGTQIPADHSIGINSAIPQGNKMLVTLTLKDLKTNTTLDNSYTATMDLNTFDNFKITGTENRSAPIGAIRNGYFHKFSDEGYTYLLSLPMKMLGGGKPHLPTAFFRIKNGETEFDKNYFFNTSKSLNGDHQLGVANLGNGKVIIANAKDAANMVKTKDDWWYAAMWEYYVVDVRSQQIVRRLDFPPLLNSTSAVVDNGVAYIAVNDPKADAIYIWSYDSKTDKLTKGAKVDGGTDDTPVLYNLK
- a CDS encoding PepSY-associated TM helix domain-containing protein gives rise to the protein MKKRLSKLNAWLHLWLGIVTGIPVVLISLTGCILVFEQEIRMWTTDYIVVKEKTADEQLPPSVLYKSIKEAFPEKEAESFWYNGLNKSVKVSLHDSDSILYVNPYNAEVLATAHHEDFFHFIDEGHRHLWFPGKIGKKVVGYSTLIFFSLLITGIILWWPKKWNKRSAKQSFFINWKARFKRINYDLHNVLGFYSLLLALLMSLTGLVMSFPWMRQSIVWLSGGYPPRPKTEVKKVDEEQKIAFTLEEDLQKADKIWFTVRREIALHNKEAVIIHIPEGDDKTIYSCTDMHAGSWRDLSFDRETLALTPRTQKKMEDSNRTEWLMRNNYALHTGFIGGMTTKILYFLASLICASLPITGFYIWWGKKRKKTNTRKDRPGNSDKRTKTVLQVT